In a genomic window of Meriones unguiculatus strain TT.TT164.6M chromosome 8, Bangor_MerUng_6.1, whole genome shotgun sequence:
- the Nr4a1 gene encoding nuclear receptor subfamily 4immunitygroup A member 1 isoform X2 → MPCIQAQYGTPATSPGPRDHLTGDPLLLDFSKPTMDLASPEAVPTTLPSFSTFMDGYTGEFDTFLYQLPGAAQPCSSASSSSVSSASSSSSSATSPASASFKFEDFQVYGCYPGTLSAPLDETLSSSGSDYYGSPCSAPSPSTPSFQPPQLSPWDSSFGHFSPSQTYEGLRAWTEQLPKASGPPPPPAFFSFSPPPGPSPSLAQSSLKLFAPPAAHQLGEGENYSMPFPGLAPTSPNHDTCGGLDAPLTSTKARNGASGASEGRCAVCGDSASCQHYGVRTCEGCKGFFKRTVQKSAKYICLANKDCPVDKRRRNRCQFCRFQKCLAVGMVKEVVRTDSLKGRRGRLPSKPKQSPDASPTSLLTSLIRAHLDSGPSTAKLDYSKFQELVLPRFGKEDAGDVQQFYDLLSGSLDVIRKWAEKIPGFAELSPGDQDLLLESAFLELFILRLAYRSKPGEGKLIFCSGLVLHRLQCARGFGDWIDSILAFSRSLHSLAVDVPAFACLSALVLITDRHGLQEPRRVEELQNRIASCLKEHMATVAGEPQPASCLSRLLGKLPELRTLCTQGLQRIFYLKLEDLVPPPPIVDKIFMDTLSF, encoded by the exons ATGCCCTGTATCCAAGCCCAATATGGAACACCAGCAACGAGCCCGGGCCCACGCGACCACCTGACAGGTGACCCCCTGCTCCTCGACTTCAGCAAGCCTACCATGGACCTGGCCAGCCCCGAGGCGGTGCCCACCACGCTACCCAGCTTCAGCACCTTCATGGACGGCTACACCGGAGAGTTTGACACCTTCCTGTACCAGCTGCCGGGGGCAGCCCAGCCGTGCTCCTCGGCCTCTTCTTCCTCAGTCTCCTCTGCGTCTTCTTCCTCATCCTCGGCCacctcccctgcctctgcttccttcaagTTTGAGGACTTCCAGGTGTACGGCTGTTACCCCGGCACCCTGAGCGCCCCGCTGGACGAGACCCTGAGCTCCAGCGGCTCTGACTATTATGGCAGCCCCTGCTCGGCCCCCTCGCCATCCACGCCCAGCTTCCAGCCACCCCAGCTATCTCCCTGGGATAGCTCGTTTGGCCACTTCTCCCCCAGCCAGACTTACGAAGGCCTTCGGGCATGGACAGAGCAGTTGCCCAAGGCTTCCGGGCCTCCACCACCTCCAGCCTTCTTCTCCTTCAGCCCCCCGCCTGGCCCCAGTCCCAGCCTGGCCCAGAGTTCCCTGAAGTTGTTCGCCCCGCCGGCCGCCCACCAGCTTGGTGAGGGGGAGAACTATTCCATGCCTTTCCCAGGCTTGGCACCCACCTCTCCAAACCATGACACTTGTGGCGGTCTGGATGCGCCTCTGACATCCACTAAGGCCCGGAACGGGGCTTCAGGTGCCAGCGAGGGCCGCTGCGCCGTGTGTGGGGACAGCGCTTCGTGCCAGCACTACGGGGTCCGAACCTGTGAGGGCTGCAAGGGCTTCTTCAAG CGCACAGTACAGAAAAGTGCCAAGTACATCTGCCTGGCAAACAAGGACTGCCCTGTGGACAAGAGGCGGCGGAACCGCTGCCAGTTCTGCCGCTTCCAGAAGTGCCTGGCTGTGGGCATGGTGAAGGAAG TGGTCCGGACAGACAGCCTCAAGGGGCGGCGGGGCCGGCTACCTTCCAAACCCAAGCAGTCCCCAGATGCCTCCCCCACCAGCCTGCTCACCTCCCTCATCCGGGCACACCTGGACTCCGGGCCCAGCACTGCCAAGTTGGACTATTCCAAG TTCCAGGAACTGGTGCTGCCCCGCTTTGGGAAGGAGGACGCTGGTGACGTACAGCAGTTTTATGACTTGCTTTCTGGCTCCCTGGACGTTATCCGGAAGTGGGCAGAGAAGATCCCGGGCTTTGCAGAGCTTTCCCCGGGAGACCAGGACCTGCTGCTGGAGTCTGCCTTCCTTGAGCTCTTCATCCTCCGCCTGGCCTACCG ATCTAAGCCCGGTGAGGGGAAGCTCATCTTCTGCTCGGGCCTGGTCCTGCACCGGCTACAGTGTGCCCGTGGCTTTGGGGATTGGATCGACAGCATCTTGGCCTTCTCACGGTCCCTGCATAGCTTGGCTGTGGACgtgcctgcctttgcctgcctgtctgctctGGTCCTCATCACTG ACCGGCACGGGCTGCAGGAGCCTCGGCGGGTGGAGGAGCTGCAGAACCGCATCGCCAGCTGCCTGAAGGAGCACATGGCCACGGTGGCCGGAGAGCCACAGCCGGCCAGCTGCCTGTCACGCCTGCTGGGCAAACTGCCCGAGCTGCGGACCCTGTGCACGCAGGGCCTGCAGCGAATCTTCTACCTCAAGCTGGAGGACCTGGTGCCGCCTCCACCCATCGTGGACAAGATCTTCATGGACACGCTGTCGTTCTAA
- the Nr4a1 gene encoding nuclear receptor subfamily 4immunitygroup A member 1 isoform X1, translated as MQSEMPCIQAQYGTPATSPGPRDHLTGDPLLLDFSKPTMDLASPEAVPTTLPSFSTFMDGYTGEFDTFLYQLPGAAQPCSSASSSSVSSASSSSSSATSPASASFKFEDFQVYGCYPGTLSAPLDETLSSSGSDYYGSPCSAPSPSTPSFQPPQLSPWDSSFGHFSPSQTYEGLRAWTEQLPKASGPPPPPAFFSFSPPPGPSPSLAQSSLKLFAPPAAHQLGEGENYSMPFPGLAPTSPNHDTCGGLDAPLTSTKARNGASGASEGRCAVCGDSASCQHYGVRTCEGCKGFFKRTVQKSAKYICLANKDCPVDKRRRNRCQFCRFQKCLAVGMVKEVVRTDSLKGRRGRLPSKPKQSPDASPTSLLTSLIRAHLDSGPSTAKLDYSKFQELVLPRFGKEDAGDVQQFYDLLSGSLDVIRKWAEKIPGFAELSPGDQDLLLESAFLELFILRLAYRSKPGEGKLIFCSGLVLHRLQCARGFGDWIDSILAFSRSLHSLAVDVPAFACLSALVLITDRHGLQEPRRVEELQNRIASCLKEHMATVAGEPQPASCLSRLLGKLPELRTLCTQGLQRIFYLKLEDLVPPPPIVDKIFMDTLSF; from the exons ATGCAGAGTG AGATGCCCTGTATCCAAGCCCAATATGGAACACCAGCAACGAGCCCGGGCCCACGCGACCACCTGACAGGTGACCCCCTGCTCCTCGACTTCAGCAAGCCTACCATGGACCTGGCCAGCCCCGAGGCGGTGCCCACCACGCTACCCAGCTTCAGCACCTTCATGGACGGCTACACCGGAGAGTTTGACACCTTCCTGTACCAGCTGCCGGGGGCAGCCCAGCCGTGCTCCTCGGCCTCTTCTTCCTCAGTCTCCTCTGCGTCTTCTTCCTCATCCTCGGCCacctcccctgcctctgcttccttcaagTTTGAGGACTTCCAGGTGTACGGCTGTTACCCCGGCACCCTGAGCGCCCCGCTGGACGAGACCCTGAGCTCCAGCGGCTCTGACTATTATGGCAGCCCCTGCTCGGCCCCCTCGCCATCCACGCCCAGCTTCCAGCCACCCCAGCTATCTCCCTGGGATAGCTCGTTTGGCCACTTCTCCCCCAGCCAGACTTACGAAGGCCTTCGGGCATGGACAGAGCAGTTGCCCAAGGCTTCCGGGCCTCCACCACCTCCAGCCTTCTTCTCCTTCAGCCCCCCGCCTGGCCCCAGTCCCAGCCTGGCCCAGAGTTCCCTGAAGTTGTTCGCCCCGCCGGCCGCCCACCAGCTTGGTGAGGGGGAGAACTATTCCATGCCTTTCCCAGGCTTGGCACCCACCTCTCCAAACCATGACACTTGTGGCGGTCTGGATGCGCCTCTGACATCCACTAAGGCCCGGAACGGGGCTTCAGGTGCCAGCGAGGGCCGCTGCGCCGTGTGTGGGGACAGCGCTTCGTGCCAGCACTACGGGGTCCGAACCTGTGAGGGCTGCAAGGGCTTCTTCAAG CGCACAGTACAGAAAAGTGCCAAGTACATCTGCCTGGCAAACAAGGACTGCCCTGTGGACAAGAGGCGGCGGAACCGCTGCCAGTTCTGCCGCTTCCAGAAGTGCCTGGCTGTGGGCATGGTGAAGGAAG TGGTCCGGACAGACAGCCTCAAGGGGCGGCGGGGCCGGCTACCTTCCAAACCCAAGCAGTCCCCAGATGCCTCCCCCACCAGCCTGCTCACCTCCCTCATCCGGGCACACCTGGACTCCGGGCCCAGCACTGCCAAGTTGGACTATTCCAAG TTCCAGGAACTGGTGCTGCCCCGCTTTGGGAAGGAGGACGCTGGTGACGTACAGCAGTTTTATGACTTGCTTTCTGGCTCCCTGGACGTTATCCGGAAGTGGGCAGAGAAGATCCCGGGCTTTGCAGAGCTTTCCCCGGGAGACCAGGACCTGCTGCTGGAGTCTGCCTTCCTTGAGCTCTTCATCCTCCGCCTGGCCTACCG ATCTAAGCCCGGTGAGGGGAAGCTCATCTTCTGCTCGGGCCTGGTCCTGCACCGGCTACAGTGTGCCCGTGGCTTTGGGGATTGGATCGACAGCATCTTGGCCTTCTCACGGTCCCTGCATAGCTTGGCTGTGGACgtgcctgcctttgcctgcctgtctgctctGGTCCTCATCACTG ACCGGCACGGGCTGCAGGAGCCTCGGCGGGTGGAGGAGCTGCAGAACCGCATCGCCAGCTGCCTGAAGGAGCACATGGCCACGGTGGCCGGAGAGCCACAGCCGGCCAGCTGCCTGTCACGCCTGCTGGGCAAACTGCCCGAGCTGCGGACCCTGTGCACGCAGGGCCTGCAGCGAATCTTCTACCTCAAGCTGGAGGACCTGGTGCCGCCTCCACCCATCGTGGACAAGATCTTCATGGACACGCTGTCGTTCTAA